The region GGAAAAAGACATCTACGGTTCTCAAACTTTAGAGGATATTAATCAAACCCTTGCGGCCATAGCCAAAAAAGAAAAAGTCGAGCTGGTTATTTTTCAATCGAATGTAGAAGGTGAGATGATTGAAAAGATCCAACAGGCTCAAAGTAAGTTTGTGGGGATTTTAATTAACCCCGCCGCCTATACTCATACTTCGGTAGCGTTACGCGATGCCGTTTTAGCAGCGCAGGTTCCCACGGTTGAAGTTCATTTGTCTAATATTTACCAACGGG is a window of Deltaproteobacteria bacterium DNA encoding:
- the aroQ gene encoding type II 3-dehydroquinate dehydratase yields the protein MAKQKKILVVHGPNLNLLGAREKDIYGSQTLEDINQTLAAIAKKEKVELVIFQSNVEGEMIEKIQQAQSKFVGILINPAAYTHTSVALRDAVLAAQVPTVEVHLSNIYQREPFRHHSYIAPVAIGQISGFGPYSYVLGLYALLYHLDTHGSKLPKKKNIRKR